One region of Zingiber officinale cultivar Zhangliang chromosome 7B, Zo_v1.1, whole genome shotgun sequence genomic DNA includes:
- the LOC122003995 gene encoding NAC domain-containing protein 100-like, whose amino-acid sequence MELPPGFRFHPTDEEIITHYLMPKAIDTSFSSRAMGEVDLYKCEPWELPSKAKMEEKKWYFFCQRDRKYPTGVRTNRATEAGYWKATGKDKEIYKERGSVLVGMRKTLVFYQGRAPRGQKTNWVMHEFRLHTSFQRSSAPKDEWVVCRVFHKNRGITKKSPVEELPYLMSSNGAPQAQAHAHGLDYLQLHHHHDVAIRRHSRMMEQVFVGCPSQEHTGLNTDCGTVTASAMRFEDYWDPSASSSGGGAMGWGTVWK is encoded by the exons ATGGAGTTGCCTCCGGGCTTCAGGTTCCACCCCACGGACGAAGAGATCATCACCCACTACCTCATGCCAAAGGCCATCGACACTTCATTCTCTTCGAGGGCCATGGGAGAGGTGGACCTCTACAAGTGCGAGCCATGGGAGCTTCCAA GCAAGGCGAAGATGGAAGAGAAGAAATGGTACTTCTTCTGCCAGAGGGACAGGAAGTACCCTACGGGGGTGAGGACCAACAGGGCCACCGAGGCCGGCTACTGGAAGGCCACTGGAAAGGACAAGGAGATCTACAAGGAGAGAGGATCAGTGCTCGTGGGCATGAGGAAGACGCTCGTGTTCTACCAAGGCAGAGCCCCCAGAGGCCAGAAGACTAACTGGGTGATGCATGAGTTCAGGCTCCACACTTCTTTTCAAAGATCATCTGCACCAAAG GACGAATGGGTTGTCTGCAGGGTCTTCCACAAGAACAGAGGAATTACAAAGAAAAGCCCAGTGGAAGAGCTGCCATATCTGATGAGCTCAAACGGTGCACCTCAAGCTCAAGCTCATGCTCATGGCCTGGACTACTTGCAGTTGCACCACCATCATGATGTTGCAATTAGGAGGCACAGCAGGATGATGGAGCAGGTCTTCGTGGGGTGCCCCTCGCAAGAGCACACTGGCCTGAACACCGACTGCGGCACGGTCACCGCGTCGGCGATGAGGTTTGAGGATTACTGGGATCCATCTGCTTCTTCTTCTGGAGGAGGAGCCATGGGTTGGGGCACCGTGTGGAAGTAG